One genomic segment of Longimicrobiaceae bacterium includes these proteins:
- a CDS encoding TIGR01777 family oxidoreductase, with amino-acid sequence MSETSSAASDGSLPWRVAVTGASGLIGGALVRRLAAEGAQVHRLVRGEPKPGSGDVRWDPAAGTIDAAALEGVDAVVHLAGENVGERWTEERKQRILRSRVEGTRLLTQALAQLERKPRVMVGASAVGIYGDRGDELLDEGSTAGSDFLAGVVREWEAAAEPARGAGIRVAHLRFGVVLSASGGALAKMLPPFRLGAGGRMGDGKQWMAWVSLDDAVGAILLALRDGAVRGPVNVVAPNPVTNAQFTEALGRALGRPTLLAVPAFALKALFGEMAEGTVLASQRVIPQRLTELGYTFRHPDISTALQAALAETPG; translated from the coding sequence GGTGACGGGTGCGAGCGGGCTCATCGGCGGGGCGCTGGTGCGGCGGCTGGCGGCCGAGGGCGCGCAGGTGCACAGGCTGGTGCGCGGCGAGCCGAAGCCTGGCAGCGGCGACGTGCGCTGGGACCCCGCCGCCGGGACCATCGACGCGGCGGCGCTGGAAGGCGTCGACGCCGTGGTCCACTTGGCGGGCGAGAACGTGGGCGAGCGGTGGACGGAAGAGCGGAAGCAGCGCATCCTCCGCAGCCGGGTGGAGGGCACGCGGCTGCTCACCCAGGCGCTCGCGCAGCTGGAGCGGAAGCCGCGGGTGATGGTCGGCGCGTCGGCCGTGGGCATCTACGGCGACCGCGGCGACGAGCTCCTGGACGAGGGCAGCACGGCGGGCAGCGACTTCCTGGCGGGCGTGGTGCGCGAGTGGGAGGCGGCGGCCGAACCCGCCCGCGGCGCCGGCATCCGCGTGGCGCACCTGCGCTTCGGCGTGGTGCTCAGCGCGAGCGGCGGCGCGCTGGCGAAGATGCTGCCGCCCTTCCGCCTGGGCGCCGGCGGCCGCATGGGCGACGGGAAACAGTGGATGGCCTGGGTGTCGCTGGACGATGCCGTGGGCGCCATCCTCCTCGCCCTGCGCGACGGCGCGGTGCGCGGCCCGGTAAACGTCGTCGCACCCAACCCCGTCACCAACGCACAGTTCACCGAAGCGCTGGGCCGGGCGCTCGGCCGGCCCACGCTGCTGGCGGTGCCCGCGTTCGCGCTCAAGGCCCTCTTCGGCGAGATGGCCGAGGGCACCGTCCTCGCCAGCCAGCGCGTCATCCCCCAAAGACTCACGGAGCTGGGCTACACCTTCCGGCACCCGGACATCTCCACGGCCTTGCAGGCTGCACTCGCGGAGACGCCGGGGTGA
- a CDS encoding SRPBCC domain-containing protein, which translates to MTEPGTIHITQHVPHAPARVWAALTDPALHTKWWAKADIEPVVGHRFTMDMGSWGTQPCEVLAVEPDRLLSYSFAPGTLDTTITWRLEPDGDGTRLTLEHTGFDLDSPVGKAAFEGMSGGWPGVVKRIDAALAGS; encoded by the coding sequence ATGACGGAACCCGGCACCATCCACATCACCCAGCACGTGCCGCACGCACCCGCACGCGTGTGGGCAGCGCTGACCGACCCAGCGCTCCACACCAAGTGGTGGGCCAAGGCCGACATCGAGCCGGTCGTGGGGCACCGGTTCACCATGGACATGGGCTCATGGGGCACGCAGCCGTGCGAAGTCCTGGCGGTGGAGCCCGACCGCCTCCTCTCCTACTCCTTCGCGCCCGGCACGCTGGACACCACCATCACGTGGCGCCTGGAGCCCGACGGCGACGGAACGCGCCTCACCCTGGAGCACACGGGCTTCGACCTTGACTCCCCCGTGGGCAAGGCCGCATTCGAAGGGATGAGCGGCGGCTGGCCCGGGGTGGTCAAGCGGATCGACGCAGCGCTCGCGGGGAGCTAG
- a CDS encoding metalloregulator ArsR/SmtB family transcription factor, with translation MPLPDIFGALANPVRRRILELLRAGPRAAGEIAAEFDLHRPAVSEHLQVLRNAGLVTEDARGRQRIYRLAPGALAEVEEWLRPFERYWRERIRALTETLDEEDR, from the coding sequence AACCCCGTGCGGCGGCGCATCCTGGAGCTGCTCCGCGCCGGTCCCCGCGCCGCGGGCGAGATCGCCGCGGAGTTCGACCTCCACCGTCCGGCCGTGTCCGAGCACCTCCAGGTGCTGCGGAACGCGGGGCTCGTGACCGAGGACGCCCGTGGGCGGCAGCGCATCTACCGCCTGGCGCCCGGCGCGCTGGCCGAGGTGGAGGAATGGCTGCGGCCGTTCGAGCGGTACTGGCGGGAGCGCATCCGCGCGCTCACCGAAACCCTGGACGAGGAGGACCGATGA